From one Streptomyces sp. Q6 genomic stretch:
- a CDS encoding NAD(P)-binding domain-containing protein, translated as MNDIGVRDTAAATDAGQHRSVAVVVIGAGQAGLSAAHHLRRSGFEPERDFVVLDHAPRPGGAWQFRWPSLTYGKVHGMHALPGMELTGADPARPSSEVIAEYFTAYEETFDLRVRRPVDVRAVREGQDGRLRVETSDGVWSTRALINATGTWDRPFWPRYPGQESFRGRQLHTAQYPGPKEFAGQRVVVVGGGASGTQHLMEIAPYAAATTWVTRRPPIFREGPFTEDWGRSAVAMVEERVREGLTPLSVVSVTGLAVNDAIRAARAHGVLDRLPMFDRITPTGVAWDDGRTVEADVILWATGFRAAIDHLAPLRLREPGGGIRMEGTRAALDPRVHLVGYGPSASTIGANRAGRAAVREIRRLLAGEPVSVPAV; from the coding sequence GTGAACGACATCGGGGTACGAGACACCGCCGCCGCGACGGACGCGGGGCAGCACCGGTCGGTGGCCGTAGTGGTCATCGGCGCCGGTCAGGCCGGTCTGTCCGCCGCCCACCATCTGCGGCGGTCCGGATTCGAGCCGGAGCGCGACTTCGTCGTTCTCGACCACGCACCCCGGCCGGGCGGCGCCTGGCAGTTCCGCTGGCCGTCCCTGACCTACGGCAAGGTTCACGGCATGCATGCGTTGCCGGGCATGGAACTCACCGGCGCCGACCCGGCCCGTCCCTCCTCGGAGGTCATCGCCGAGTACTTCACCGCGTACGAGGAGACCTTCGATCTGCGCGTACGGCGCCCCGTCGACGTACGGGCCGTACGGGAAGGGCAGGACGGGCGGCTGCGCGTCGAGACGTCGGACGGGGTGTGGTCGACCCGTGCCCTGATCAACGCGACGGGCACCTGGGACCGGCCGTTCTGGCCGCGCTACCCGGGCCAGGAATCGTTCCGCGGGCGGCAGTTGCACACCGCGCAGTACCCGGGGCCCAAGGAGTTCGCCGGGCAGCGGGTCGTCGTGGTGGGCGGTGGCGCGTCCGGTACGCAGCACCTGATGGAGATCGCTCCGTACGCGGCCGCGACGACCTGGGTGACGCGCCGGCCGCCGATCTTCCGCGAGGGGCCGTTCACCGAGGACTGGGGCCGGTCGGCCGTCGCGATGGTGGAGGAGCGGGTGCGGGAGGGGCTGACGCCGCTGAGTGTCGTCTCGGTGACCGGGCTCGCGGTGAACGACGCGATCCGCGCGGCCCGCGCGCACGGGGTCCTGGACCGTCTCCCGATGTTCGACCGGATCACGCCGACGGGTGTGGCCTGGGACGACGGGCGCACGGTCGAGGCCGATGTGATCCTGTGGGCCACCGGCTTCCGGGCGGCGATCGACCATCTGGCGCCGCTCAGGCTGCGCGAGCCGGGCGGCGGCATCCGGATGGAGGGCACGCGCGCGGCGCTCGATCCCCGGGTGCATCTGGTGGGGTACGGCCCATCGGCGAGCACCATCGGCGCGAACCGGGCCGGGCGGGCCGCGGTGCGGGAGATTCGGCGGCTGCTGGCCGGGGAGCCGGTGTCCGTCCCCGCGGTGTGA
- the mltG gene encoding endolytic transglycosylase MltG: MLNETPRRSTIRLTRRGRVALMATGAVVAATAVAVPLALAGGDEGRPTALTIPEGWRSGQIYAAVDKALELPAGSTKKAVPKAGLKLPSDAGGNPEGYLFPATYPLTDKSTPQSVLAYMVNTANKKYGGPNTTAGADHDAMNLYQTVTIASIVEAEADNAQDMAKVARVILNRLDHGMPLQMDSTINYALGRSTLATSDKDTKLQSPYNTYARMGLPPSPIGNPGEQALKAAISPAQGDWLYFVTVKPGDTRFTADFDEQQRNVAEFNKNQAKAEKSG; the protein is encoded by the coding sequence ATGCTGAACGAGACTCCGCGACGGAGCACCATCCGACTCACGCGCCGCGGGCGCGTCGCCCTGATGGCGACCGGGGCCGTCGTGGCGGCCACCGCCGTCGCGGTGCCACTGGCCCTCGCAGGCGGCGACGAAGGGCGGCCCACAGCACTGACCATCCCGGAAGGGTGGCGCTCGGGCCAGATCTACGCCGCCGTGGACAAGGCGCTCGAACTGCCTGCGGGCAGCACGAAGAAGGCCGTGCCCAAGGCGGGCCTCAAGCTTCCGAGTGACGCGGGTGGCAATCCCGAGGGGTACCTCTTCCCGGCGACGTATCCGCTGACCGACAAGTCGACACCGCAGTCCGTCCTGGCGTACATGGTGAACACGGCCAACAAGAAGTACGGCGGCCCGAACACCACGGCGGGCGCCGACCACGACGCGATGAACCTGTACCAGACGGTCACCATCGCGAGCATCGTCGAGGCCGAGGCGGACAACGCACAGGACATGGCCAAGGTCGCCCGCGTCATCCTCAACCGGCTCGACCACGGCATGCCGCTCCAGATGGACTCCACCATCAACTACGCGCTCGGCCGCTCCACGCTCGCCACCAGCGACAAGGACACCAAGCTCCAGAGTCCGTACAACACGTACGCGCGCATGGGGCTGCCCCCCTCTCCCATCGGCAACCCGGGCGAGCAGGCGCTGAAGGCGGCCATCAGCCCGGCGCAGGGGGACTGGCTGTACTTCGTCACGGTCAAGCCGGGCGACACCCGCTTCACCGCGGACTTCGACGAGCAGCAGCGGAACGTCGCGGAGTTCAACAAGAACCAGGCCAAGGCGGAGAAGTCGGGCTGA